Proteins encoded in a region of the Streptomyces akebiae genome:
- a CDS encoding DUF2637 domain-containing protein → MRLTDISLNWLLPGAVLLLGMLAAVAVLARGKRSGEHAKTEDSWERSEERRRRKEALYATASYILLFCCAAVAAALSFRGLVGFGEQNLGLSNGWQYLVPFGLDGAAMFCSVLAVREASHGDAALGSRILVWTFAGAAAWFNWVHAPRGLGHDGAPQFFAGMSMSAAVLFDRALKQTRRAALREQGLVPRPLPQIRIVRWLRAPRETYKAWSLMLLEGVRSLDEAVDEVREDKRIKEENRTRKREQERLERAHLKAISRGHRGLPGRGGGGGGGGRQVDTTVERVPAAQVASDSAISTPEQLPVRTRPSLQPVRNGADKSITVDLTAEDDTMALPRLDSLERKLKDLEQQFG, encoded by the coding sequence ATGAGATTGACCGACATATCGCTGAACTGGCTGCTTCCGGGCGCCGTACTGCTCCTGGGCATGCTGGCGGCGGTTGCGGTGCTCGCGCGCGGCAAGCGCTCCGGGGAGCACGCGAAGACAGAGGACTCGTGGGAACGCAGTGAGGAGCGCCGCAGGCGCAAGGAGGCCCTCTACGCCACGGCCTCCTACATTCTCCTCTTCTGCTGTGCCGCGGTCGCCGCCGCGCTCTCCTTCCGCGGCCTGGTCGGCTTCGGCGAGCAGAACCTTGGCCTCAGCAACGGGTGGCAGTACCTGGTTCCGTTCGGCCTGGACGGCGCCGCCATGTTCTGCTCGGTGCTCGCGGTGCGCGAGGCCAGCCACGGTGACGCGGCCCTCGGATCCCGCATACTCGTCTGGACGTTCGCCGGTGCGGCGGCCTGGTTCAACTGGGTGCACGCGCCCAGGGGCCTCGGCCACGACGGCGCCCCGCAGTTCTTCGCCGGCATGTCCATGTCCGCCGCGGTGCTCTTCGACCGCGCGCTGAAGCAGACCCGCCGGGCCGCCCTGCGCGAGCAGGGCCTGGTGCCGCGTCCGCTGCCGCAGATCCGCATCGTCCGCTGGCTGCGGGCCCCGCGCGAGACGTACAAGGCCTGGTCGCTGATGCTCCTGGAGGGTGTGCGCAGCCTGGACGAGGCCGTGGACGAGGTACGCGAGGACAAGCGGATCAAGGAAGAGAACCGGACGCGCAAGCGGGAGCAGGAGCGCCTGGAGCGCGCCCACCTCAAGGCCATCAGCCGGGGCCACCGGGGTCTGCCCGGTCGTGGCGGCGGCGGTGGCGGTGGCGGCCGCCAGGTCGACACCACCGTGGAGCGCGTGCCCGCGGCCCAGGTGGCCTCGGACTCCGCCATATCCACCCCGGAACAACTGCCCGTTCGTACGCGTCCCTCCCTGCAGCCCGTCCGCAACGGCGCTGACAAGTCGATCACGGTCGACCTCACCGCGGAGGACGACACCATGGCCCTGCCGCGACTCGACTCCCTGGAGCGCAAGCTCAAGGACCTGGAGCAGCAGTTCGGCTGA
- a CDS encoding ATP-binding protein, producing MKRQARGGGPTAIGAFSAEAEDAVDEAAHKVDAEQLRHRLGRADLRAVPEARRALRELLRQWGRPGRSEIAELLTSELVTNAIIHTDHDAVLTATVSPRGLHVEVRDFVGRRPRPRVPPADDSTHGRGLLLVQSLADAWGVRAHGVGKAVWFDLDGGLT from the coding sequence ATGAAAAGGCAGGCACGAGGGGGCGGTCCCACGGCGATCGGGGCCTTCTCGGCAGAGGCGGAGGACGCGGTCGACGAAGCGGCGCACAAGGTCGACGCCGAACAACTCAGGCACAGACTCGGGCGGGCCGACCTGAGGGCGGTGCCCGAGGCCCGCAGGGCGCTGCGGGAGCTGCTGCGGCAATGGGGGCGCCCGGGAAGATCGGAGATAGCGGAGCTGCTGACGAGCGAGCTGGTCACCAACGCGATCATTCACACCGACCACGACGCGGTGCTGACCGCCACCGTCTCACCCCGCGGACTGCACGTGGAGGTACGGGACTTCGTGGGACGCAGGCCCAGGCCGAGGGTGCCGCCCGCCGACGACAGCACGCACGGACGTGGCCTCCTCCTCGTCCAGTCCCTCGCCGACGCCTGGGGGGTACGGGCGCACGGGGTGGGCAAGGCGGTGTGGTTCGACCTCGACGGCGGGCTGACCTAA
- a CDS encoding protein phosphatase 2C domain-containing protein, protein MSQQGERPTGHEDDWWRQLYDDASGDTGPAVAADSLDDRFASAANTVRDGTPHPTPTEPATAAATPTESEAGASGARGAWGAVPGTSGAWAAVPGTSGAGGEPGGRPGPTAGSGGGPGGAGGPGGGPGRTGGSGTGGGSPLSDRVPPQGSPGGPAGRGGQGRQGDPGPRPATPPDPMPAPPAVPPRPSSAPDAAAPADAGPGAGGGGGPGSVSPAAPPRPSSSPDPAPPTDAVPRGPLDAGAVSPGDAGSASPVEPVPRPPFAPGPRRPSDPPASVPARDPRLSGLTPRPAPWESPSVQPSGPVTFPPGPTPSGFHAATPWRRAPVRSPLTQAPIPAQPPSGERPASPPAEPSPTPRPAAEPSDARPSTQLDIPTLQADEVSLVDDSGRVRVEYVGSGPPTYDAEPTALPSADPEDLGDLVADTVLDGARYGACTLRAASLRGDSARYRGEPRRDALLTARFGLGEQALVLVAMATGARAIPGAHRAAAEACRWIGRAVGQSHVRLVEDIRAARRGDLKSGLHRLTDRSLGKLRASAVEQGLDPEEYTASLRCLLLPADPGCRTRVFFGVGAGGLFRLRGGEWQDIEPRVADTAGAPVVGFGSLPHETPEGDRLTMDLGITTPPSPYEPAPAPPREPFRFRASVAREDDVLLLCTGGLAEPLRGEPPLAEHLAARWGAAEPPGLAAFLADAQVRVKGYADDRTAAAVWEA, encoded by the coding sequence ATGAGCCAGCAGGGGGAGAGGCCGACCGGTCACGAGGACGACTGGTGGCGGCAGTTGTACGACGACGCGAGTGGGGACACGGGCCCCGCAGTAGCGGCCGATTCCCTCGACGACCGCTTCGCCTCGGCGGCGAACACGGTCAGGGACGGGACCCCGCATCCGACACCGACGGAGCCTGCGACGGCTGCGGCGACACCGACCGAGAGCGAGGCGGGTGCGTCGGGTGCGCGGGGTGCCTGGGGAGCCGTCCCGGGTACGTCGGGCGCCTGGGCGGCCGTGCCGGGCACGTCGGGTGCCGGAGGGGAGCCGGGCGGAAGGCCGGGTCCGACGGCCGGATCGGGAGGCGGGCCGGGCGGGGCGGGTGGTCCCGGAGGCGGGCCCGGCAGGACGGGTGGCTCGGGCACCGGGGGTGGGAGCCCTCTCTCGGACCGGGTGCCGCCCCAGGGATCGCCGGGCGGCCCCGCCGGACGTGGCGGGCAAGGCCGGCAGGGCGACCCGGGCCCCCGGCCGGCCACCCCTCCCGACCCCATGCCCGCACCGCCCGCTGTCCCCCCGCGCCCGTCGTCCGCCCCCGATGCCGCGGCGCCCGCCGACGCCGGCCCGGGTGCGGGTGGGGGTGGGGGCCCGGGCTCCGTGTCGCCCGCTGCTCCTCCGCGTCCGTCGTCGAGCCCCGATCCCGCCCCTCCCACCGACGCCGTCCCGCGCGGGCCGCTCGACGCCGGCGCCGTTTCGCCTGGTGACGCCGGTTCCGCCTCGCCCGTCGAGCCCGTCCCGCGTCCGCCCTTCGCCCCCGGCCCCCGCAGGCCGTCCGACCCCCCGGCCTCCGTGCCCGCGAGGGACCCCCGCCTCAGCGGGCTCACTCCGCGGCCCGCGCCCTGGGAGTCGCCGTCGGTCCAGCCGTCGGGGCCCGTGACCTTTCCGCCCGGACCCACGCCGTCGGGGTTCCACGCGGCCACGCCATGGCGCCGCGCCCCCGTCCGGAGCCCCCTCACGCAGGCTCCCATCCCTGCTCAACCGCCCTCTGGCGAAAGGCCCGCCTCCCCACCCGCCGAGCCCTCTCCGACTCCCCGCCCCGCTGCGGAACCCTCCGACGCCCGGCCCTCCACCCAGCTCGACATCCCCACCCTCCAGGCGGACGAGGTGTCCCTCGTCGACGACAGCGGACGGGTACGGGTCGAGTACGTGGGGTCCGGCCCGCCCACCTACGACGCGGAGCCGACCGCCTTGCCGTCGGCGGATCCGGAGGACCTGGGGGACCTGGTGGCGGACACGGTGCTCGACGGCGCACGCTATGGGGCGTGCACGCTGCGTGCCGCGTCGCTGCGCGGGGACTCCGCGCGCTACCGGGGCGAGCCGCGCCGCGACGCGCTCCTCACCGCCCGCTTCGGCCTCGGCGAACAGGCACTCGTCCTGGTGGCCATGGCCACCGGCGCCCGGGCCATCCCGGGCGCGCACCGCGCGGCGGCGGAGGCGTGCAGGTGGATCGGCCGGGCTGTCGGGCAGAGCCATGTGCGGCTGGTGGAGGACATCAGGGCCGCCCGGCGCGGCGATCTGAAGTCGGGGCTGCACCGCCTCACCGACCGCAGCCTCGGCAAGCTCCGCGCCAGCGCCGTCGAACAGGGGCTCGACCCGGAGGAGTACACGGCGAGCCTGCGCTGTCTGCTGCTCCCGGCCGACCCCGGGTGCCGGACGCGCGTGTTCTTCGGGGTCGGCGCGGGCGGACTGTTCCGGCTGCGGGGTGGCGAGTGGCAGGACATAGAGCCCCGGGTCGCCGACACGGCCGGTGCCCCGGTGGTCGGCTTCGGGTCGCTGCCGCACGAGACCCCCGAGGGCGACCGTCTCACCATGGACCTCGGCATCACGACACCCCCGAGCCCCTACGAACCCGCTCCCGCCCCACCCCGCGAACCCTTCCGCTTCCGCGCCTCCGTGGCCCGCGAGGACGACGTCCTGCTGCTGTGCACCGGCGGTCTGGCCGAACCGTTGCGCGGGGAGCCCCCGCTCGCCGAGCATCTGGCGGCCCGCTGGGGAGCCGCGGAACCGCCCGGTCTCGCCGCTTTCCTCGCCGACGCCCAGGTCAGGGTCAAGGGGTACGCGGACGACCGTACGGCCGCCGCCGTCTGGGAGGCCTGA
- a CDS encoding helix-turn-helix transcriptional regulator, producing the protein MLGAIGLDETHESAYRALVSVGAADVPDLARRLTLGEHDTERALRRLERHGLAAQSSARPGRWVAAPPGVALGALLTQRRHELEKAELTAALLAEEYRASATEPAAHDLVEVVIGSAAIAQRFLQLQLGATEEVCAMVTGAPIAVSGPENNSAEEQATGRGVVYRVVVERAVLDEDAGLTELSAALGREERVRVMDEVPTKLVIADRTLAMLPLTTHTAEPAALVVHASGLLELLSGLFESVWRQALPLRLGSGRVTEDIPDAPDDTDLEILSLLLAGMTDASVAKQLDLGLRTVQRRVKRLMELAGVTTRLQLGWHAYERAWVTRD; encoded by the coding sequence ATGCTGGGAGCGATCGGTCTCGACGAGACGCACGAGTCGGCGTACCGGGCCCTGGTGTCCGTGGGCGCCGCGGACGTACCGGACCTGGCGCGCCGGCTCACGCTCGGGGAGCACGACACCGAGCGCGCGCTGCGCCGGCTGGAGCGGCACGGTCTCGCCGCCCAGTCCTCCGCGCGCCCCGGCCGCTGGGTCGCCGCGCCCCCCGGTGTGGCCCTGGGCGCCCTGCTCACCCAGCGGCGGCACGAGCTGGAGAAGGCCGAACTGACGGCGGCGTTGCTCGCCGAGGAGTACCGGGCGAGCGCGACCGAGCCCGCGGCGCACGACCTGGTCGAGGTGGTGATCGGCTCCGCCGCGATAGCGCAACGCTTCCTCCAGCTGCAGCTCGGCGCCACGGAGGAGGTCTGCGCCATGGTCACGGGCGCTCCCATCGCGGTCTCCGGGCCGGAGAACAACTCCGCGGAGGAGCAGGCGACCGGTCGCGGCGTCGTCTACCGCGTGGTGGTCGAACGGGCCGTCCTGGACGAGGACGCCGGCCTCACCGAGCTGTCCGCCGCGCTGGGCCGGGAGGAGCGGGTGCGGGTCATGGACGAGGTGCCGACGAAGCTCGTCATCGCCGACCGGACGCTGGCCATGCTCCCGCTCACCACGCACACCGCCGAGCCCGCCGCGCTCGTCGTCCACGCGAGCGGCCTGCTGGAGCTGCTGTCGGGCCTGTTCGAGTCGGTCTGGCGGCAGGCCCTCCCGCTGCGCCTGGGCTCCGGCCGGGTCACCGAGGACATCCCGGACGCACCCGACGACACCGATCTGGAGATCCTCTCCCTGCTGCTGGCCGGCATGACCGACGCCAGCGTCGCCAAACAGCTGGACCTGGGCCTGCGGACCGTACAGCGCCGGGTGAAGCGCCTGATGGAGCTCGCCGGCGTGACGACCCGGCTGCAGCTGGGCTGGCACGCGTACGAGCGGGCCTGGGTGACCCGGGACTGA
- a CDS encoding DUF456 domain-containing protein, whose protein sequence is MGAWELLLVGVVLLLGLCGVLVPGVPGSWLVWAGVMWWALEDPRPMAWWVLVGATTVLLLSRAVRWGLPPRRLAESGATPRMGVYAGAGAFLGFVLVPVLGAIPGFVGGIYLSERLRLGHAGAAKAATRTAMRSGGSSVLAELFACLLVTGAWVGVVFGG, encoded by the coding sequence ATGGGAGCGTGGGAACTCCTGCTGGTCGGGGTCGTACTGCTGCTCGGCCTGTGCGGAGTGCTGGTGCCCGGCGTACCGGGGTCCTGGCTCGTATGGGCCGGGGTCATGTGGTGGGCGCTGGAGGATCCGCGGCCCATGGCCTGGTGGGTGCTGGTGGGCGCCACCACCGTGCTGCTGCTGTCCCGGGCGGTCCGCTGGGGCCTGCCGCCACGGCGCCTGGCGGAGAGCGGTGCCACCCCCCGGATGGGCGTGTACGCCGGGGCCGGCGCCTTTCTCGGTTTCGTCCTGGTCCCCGTCCTCGGCGCGATCCCCGGCTTCGTCGGCGGTATCTACCTCTCCGAACGGCTCCGCCTCGGTCACGCCGGCGCGGCGAAGGCCGCGACGCGCACGGCGATGCGCTCGGGCGGTTCGAGCGTCCTGGCGGAGCTCTTCGCGTGCCTGCTGGTGACGGGGGCGTGGGTGGGCGTGGTGTTCGGCGGCTGA
- a CDS encoding methylated-DNA--[protein]-cysteine S-methyltransferase, whose translation MSTEQRTYYTVVNSPVGHLLLTADESGALTSLSVPEQKGGRIPLPGWLRDPAPFRAAEEQLAAYFAGELKEFRLELRGEGTEFRQRVWAALDDVPYGATITYGSVAARIGAPRAAVRAVGGAIGANPLLIVRPCHRVIGADGTLTGYAGGLDRKRLLLGLEGVLRP comes from the coding sequence GTGAGCACCGAGCAGCGGACGTACTACACCGTCGTCAACAGTCCCGTCGGACACCTCCTCCTCACCGCCGACGAGTCCGGCGCCCTCACCTCCCTCTCCGTGCCGGAGCAGAAGGGGGGCCGGATCCCGTTGCCGGGCTGGCTGCGCGACCCGGCCCCCTTCCGGGCCGCGGAGGAACAACTCGCCGCCTATTTCGCCGGTGAACTCAAGGAATTCCGGCTGGAGTTGCGCGGCGAGGGCACCGAGTTCCGGCAGCGGGTCTGGGCCGCGCTGGACGACGTCCCGTACGGCGCGACCATCACGTACGGCTCCGTCGCCGCCCGGATCGGCGCACCCCGCGCCGCCGTCCGGGCCGTGGGCGGCGCGATCGGCGCGAACCCCCTCCTCATCGTCCGCCCCTGCCACCGGGTGATCGGCGCGGACGGCACCCTCACGGGGTACGCCGGCGGCCTCGACCGCAAACGCCTCCTCCTCGGCCTGGAGGGCGTGCTCCGACCGTAG
- a CDS encoding bifunctional transcriptional activator/DNA repair enzyme AdaA, whose translation MKDVMKDEDTRYEAVRSRDGRFDGEFFFAVATTGIYCRPSCPAVTPKRENVRFYATAAAAQGAGFRACRRCRPDAVPGSAEWNVRADSVGRAMRLIGDGVVDREGVAGLAVRLGYSARQVQRQLTAEVGAGPVALARAQRAHTARVLLRTTALPVTEIAFASGFASVRQFNDTIRAVYAMTPSALRAGAPRRSAGSRTAGIPLRLAYRGPYQSTALFDVLAAEAVTGVEETTGERGHRTHRRTLRLPYGTAVAEVDERPGGRPAGRRGGWLDARLHLTDPRDLTAAVQRLRRLFDLDADPYAVDERLGEDARLAPLVAARPGLRSPGSADPEEFAVRALVGRAEAARLVQAYGKTLDAPQGTLTHLFPEPAALADADGPLGALATALADGTCRLDVGADRDAAEAALLALPGLDAPTVAAIRTRALGDPDVGPPGEAVPDTWRPWRSYALRHLRTPAQAQAQTEIPAQAQDQGVQS comes from the coding sequence ATGAAGGACGTCATGAAGGACGAGGACACCAGGTACGAGGCGGTGCGGAGCAGGGACGGCCGGTTCGACGGGGAGTTCTTCTTCGCCGTCGCGACGACCGGTATCTACTGTCGGCCGAGCTGCCCGGCGGTGACGCCCAAACGGGAGAACGTCCGCTTCTACGCCACCGCGGCCGCCGCCCAGGGCGCCGGGTTCCGGGCCTGCCGACGGTGCCGTCCGGACGCCGTGCCCGGCTCTGCCGAGTGGAACGTGCGCGCGGACTCCGTGGGCAGGGCCATGCGGCTCATCGGGGACGGCGTCGTAGACCGGGAGGGCGTCGCCGGGCTGGCGGTGCGGCTGGGGTACAGCGCACGCCAGGTCCAGCGGCAGCTCACCGCCGAGGTCGGCGCCGGTCCCGTCGCCCTGGCCCGCGCCCAGCGGGCGCACACCGCCCGCGTGCTGTTGCGGACCACCGCCCTCCCGGTCACCGAGATCGCCTTCGCGTCCGGCTTCGCCAGCGTGCGCCAGTTCAACGACACGATCCGGGCGGTGTACGCCATGACGCCCAGCGCTCTGCGCGCCGGCGCACCCCGGCGGTCCGCAGGGTCGCGGACGGCCGGGATCCCGCTCCGGCTCGCGTATCGGGGCCCGTACCAGTCCACCGCCCTCTTCGACGTCCTGGCCGCCGAGGCCGTCACCGGTGTCGAGGAGACGACCGGTGAGCGCGGCCACCGCACCCACCGGCGCACCCTCCGTCTCCCGTACGGCACCGCCGTCGCCGAGGTCGACGAGCGACCGGGAGGCCGCCCCGCCGGCCGTCGCGGCGGCTGGCTCGACGCCCGGCTCCACCTCACCGACCCCCGGGACCTCACCGCCGCCGTGCAGCGGCTGCGCCGGCTGTTCGACCTGGACGCCGACCCGTACGCCGTGGACGAGCGTCTCGGCGAGGACGCCCGGCTCGCCCCGCTCGTCGCCGCCAGGCCGGGGCTGCGCTCACCGGGCTCGGCCGATCCGGAGGAGTTCGCGGTACGCGCGCTCGTCGGGCGCGCGGAGGCGGCACGGCTCGTACAGGCGTACGGCAAGACGCTCGACGCCCCACAGGGGACGCTGACGCATCTGTTCCCCGAACCCGCGGCACTGGCCGACGCGGACGGCCCCCTCGGTGCCCTCGCCACCGCTCTCGCCGACGGCACCTGCCGTCTCGATGTCGGCGCCGACCGGGACGCCGCCGAGGCGGCCCTGCTCGCGCTGCCCGGCCTGGACGCCCCTACCGTCGCCGCCATCCGCACCCGCGCCCTCGGCGACCCGGACGTGGGACCCCCGGGCGAGGCCGTGCCGGACACCTGGCGGCCCTGGCGGTCGTACGCCCTCCGGCATCTGCGGACACCGGCGCAGGCGCAGGCACAGACAGAAATACCGGCACAGGCCCAGGATCAGGGAGTTCAGTCGTGA
- the rsgA gene encoding ribosome small subunit-dependent GTPase A — protein MTSSGSTSGSTSFSTSFSTLAPYGWDDSWADAFAPYAAEGLLVGRVVRVDRGQCDVVTADGPLRADTAFVTPHDPMRVVCTGDWVAVEPAGDPRYVRTYLPRRSAFVRSTSSKRAEGQILAANVDHAVVAVSLAVELDLGRVERFLALAWESGAQPVVVLTKADLVPDATTLGHLVQDVETVAPGVPVLTVSSTHGEGLDVLAAVLSGGTSVLLGQSGAGKSTLANALLGDDVMDVQATRDVDGKGRHTTTTRNLLAMPGGGVLIDTPGLRGVGLWDAETGVGQVFAEIEELAADCRFHDCAHLAEPGCAVLGAVESGELPERRLDSYRKLLRENQRIVAKSDARLRAEIRKEWKRRGAQGRAAMEAKRGGAR, from the coding sequence TTGACTTCCTCCGGCTCCACTTCCGGCTCCACCTCGTTCTCCACCTCGTTCTCCACGCTCGCCCCTTACGGCTGGGACGACTCCTGGGCGGACGCCTTCGCCCCGTACGCCGCCGAGGGCCTGCTCGTCGGGCGGGTCGTCCGCGTCGACCGCGGGCAGTGCGACGTCGTCACCGCGGACGGTCCGCTGCGGGCCGACACCGCGTTCGTCACACCCCACGACCCCATGCGGGTCGTCTGCACGGGCGACTGGGTCGCCGTGGAACCCGCGGGCGACCCCCGCTACGTGCGCACGTACCTGCCCCGCCGCAGCGCCTTCGTCCGCTCCACCTCCTCCAAGCGCGCCGAGGGGCAGATCCTCGCCGCCAACGTCGACCACGCGGTCGTCGCCGTGTCGCTCGCCGTGGAACTCGACCTCGGCCGCGTCGAACGGTTCCTCGCGCTGGCCTGGGAGTCCGGGGCCCAGCCGGTGGTCGTGCTCACCAAGGCCGACCTCGTGCCGGACGCCACCACGCTGGGGCATCTCGTCCAGGACGTGGAGACCGTGGCACCCGGCGTCCCCGTGCTGACGGTCAGTTCCACGCACGGTGAGGGCCTCGACGTCCTCGCCGCGGTGCTCTCCGGCGGCACCTCCGTACTGCTCGGGCAGTCCGGAGCCGGCAAGTCGACCCTCGCCAACGCGTTGCTCGGCGACGACGTCATGGACGTCCAGGCCACCCGAGACGTGGACGGCAAGGGACGGCACACCACCACCACCCGCAACCTCCTCGCCATGCCCGGCGGCGGCGTCCTCATCGACACACCGGGGCTGCGCGGCGTCGGCCTCTGGGACGCCGAGACCGGCGTCGGGCAGGTCTTCGCCGAGATCGAGGAACTGGCCGCGGACTGCCGCTTCCACGACTGCGCGCACCTCGCCGAGCCCGGCTGCGCGGTCCTCGGCGCGGTCGAGTCCGGTGAACTGCCCGAGCGACGGCTCGACAGCTACCGCAAGCTGCTCCGCGAGAACCAGCGGATCGTCGCGAAGAGCGACGCGCGGCTGCGGGCGGAGATCCGCAAGGAGTGGAAGCGGCGGGGTGCGCAGGGGCGTGCGGCGATGGAGGCGAAGCGGGGTGGTGCGCGGTGA
- a CDS encoding cellulose-binding domain-containing protein, protein MPDLPKPQDAAEAALFSECWDAVLSYADLCTSGSTAATQLATEAFTNGMHEAHALESEAGADRGAGRRALRLPRIPFLLTWVRTTAAAWETGGQGHRLDPELRLWLNSDKAARYTGPPLYRPLALRALRDMQEPDAALLWLAEVESLPLGSVARRLGLDPAVARTELDQVRALFRDRCHRGQLDAPLHADCRTYARLLDAVTRSPGTDTPDDLSRHLATCVQCAEAAACLGLHGGGLPAALASGVIGWSGLAYLERRRRAAEAGLLPGRADSTGTDRGLSPGTQPRPRFSRNGLLVGAGLVSVLALAVSLMPFGDEETVAEGSSAGDSAVVQRDPRSPVTGDPSDGGSSELQSTARPEETGSGDEDDKNEGDGNSNEEPQGDSSTPARVTHRPVDPGKSSDATCHVRYQVVNEWPGGFQGALTVTSTKALDGWQVEWTYAADQRVTQMWDGTFDQEGAKVTASSADYNKTVAAGGTFGVGFLGIWQGYDNPAPVDFTLNGKKCDRAD, encoded by the coding sequence ATGCCCGACCTGCCGAAGCCCCAGGACGCCGCCGAGGCCGCGCTGTTCTCGGAGTGCTGGGACGCGGTCCTGTCGTACGCCGACCTGTGCACGTCCGGTTCGACCGCGGCGACCCAACTGGCCACCGAGGCCTTCACCAACGGCATGCACGAGGCGCACGCCCTGGAGTCCGAGGCGGGAGCCGACCGCGGCGCCGGACGCCGTGCCCTGCGCCTGCCTCGAATACCGTTCCTCCTGACCTGGGTCAGGACCACAGCCGCCGCCTGGGAGACGGGTGGCCAGGGCCACCGGCTCGACCCCGAGCTGCGCCTCTGGCTCAACTCGGACAAGGCCGCCCGGTACACCGGCCCGCCGCTGTACCGCCCGCTCGCCCTGCGGGCCCTGCGGGACATGCAGGAACCCGACGCGGCCCTGCTGTGGCTGGCCGAGGTCGAGTCGCTGCCGCTGGGCTCGGTGGCCCGCCGGCTCGGCCTCGACCCGGCGGTCGCCAGGACCGAACTCGACCAGGTGCGGGCGCTGTTCAGGGACCGCTGCCACCGGGGCCAGCTCGACGCGCCCCTGCACGCCGACTGCCGCACCTACGCCCGGCTGCTGGACGCGGTGACCCGCTCGCCCGGCACCGACACCCCCGACGACCTGTCCCGCCACCTCGCCACCTGTGTGCAGTGCGCCGAGGCCGCGGCCTGCCTCGGCCTGCACGGCGGCGGGCTGCCCGCCGCGCTCGCCAGCGGCGTGATCGGCTGGAGTGGGCTCGCCTACCTGGAGCGCCGCCGCCGCGCGGCCGAGGCCGGACTGCTCCCCGGGCGCGCGGACTCCACCGGCACCGACCGGGGACTCTCCCCGGGCACGCAGCCGAGGCCCCGGTTCAGCCGGAACGGGCTGCTCGTCGGAGCCGGTCTCGTCTCCGTGCTGGCGCTCGCCGTCTCCCTCATGCCGTTCGGCGACGAGGAGACGGTCGCGGAGGGCTCGTCCGCCGGGGATTCGGCGGTGGTGCAGCGGGACCCGAGGTCCCCGGTGACCGGGGACCCGTCCGACGGCGGCTCGTCCGAACTGCAGAGCACCGCGCGGCCCGAGGAGACCGGTTCCGGCGACGAGGACGACAAGAACGAGGGCGACGGCAACAGCAACGAGGAACCCCAGGGCGACTCCTCGACGCCCGCCCGCGTCACCCACCGGCCGGTGGACCCCGGCAAGTCGTCCGACGCCACCTGCCACGTCCGCTACCAGGTCGTCAACGAATGGCCCGGCGGCTTCCAGGGTGCCCTCACCGTCACCTCCACCAAGGCCCTCGACGGCTGGCAGGTCGAGTGGACCTACGCGGCCGACCAGCGGGTCACCCAGATGTGGGACGGCACCTTCGACCAGGAGGGCGCCAAGGTCACCGCCTCCTCCGCCGACTACAACAAGACCGTCGCCGCCGGCGGCACCTTCGGCGTCGGCTTCCTCGGCATCTGGCAGGGCTACGACAATCCGGCACCCGTGGACTTCACGCTCAACGGGAAGAAGTGCGACCGGGCGGACTGA